The Gloeocapsa sp. DLM2.Bin57 genome contains a region encoding:
- a CDS encoding photosystem I reaction center subunit XII translates to MLNNSFSISKSTSPSSNRVFVYEVSGLRQTDQSDRNSYPIRNSGNVLIKVPYNRMNEEMLRISRLGGKIVNIHPLESINDNPPAENSEN, encoded by the coding sequence ATGCTTAACAATTCTTTCAGCATTAGTAAATCTACTTCTCCTTCTAGCAATCGTGTTTTTGTCTATGAGGTAAGCGGATTAAGACAAACCGATCAAAGCGATCGTAATAGCTATCCTATCCGTAATAGTGGTAACGTATTAATCAAAGTTCCCTATAATCGGATGAATGAGGAAATGTTACGTATCAGCCGTTTAGGTGGTAAAATTGTTAATATTCATCCTCTAGAGTCTATTAACGATAATCCTCCCGCGGAAAATTCCGAAAATTAG